GGGCGAACAGCGCCGCCGGATCGCCGGACTTGAGCTCCAGCTCAAGCTCGCAGAGGTCGCGCCGCTGGTCGCTCGCGGTGATCTCGCCCTGGTCCAGGGCCAGCTCGATCTCGGCGCCACCATAGGAGAAGGTCCGCTGCTGGCGGGTGACGCGGACGGTGAAGACCGGCGCCAAAGCCTTGCGTTGCGCGGGTTTCAGCGCGGCTTTGACCGCCGGCATGGCCAGGTCCAGGGTGTCGCCTGCGACCTTGGCCTCATGCTCCTCGCGGGCGAAACCGTCGCCGCGCTTCAGGGTCTGGACCCGCTTGCCGCCGCTTTCCCGCAGGCGCAGCGAGATGTGGGCCGCCTTCAGGCGCCCGTCCGGCGTGTCGAAATAGACCGCGGTCAGGTGTTTGGTTTCCGCAGCGCCCACCGGGGCGGCGGCCAGCAGGGCGGCGACATCCTGTGGCTCGCACAGGAACTTCAACTCGATCTCGTCGGCGCCCATGCGCTACATGCTCCTCGTCGCCCGACTCAAGATGGGCGCCCAGACCCGAGGAGTGCACCATGAACGCCCCCTTCAACGCCGTCCTTGATGAATCACAACCGCGGCATGATTGGTCGCTCACTGAGGTCGAGGCGCTGTTCGAGCTGCCCTTCATGGACCTGGTGTTCAGGGCCGCGCAAGTCCACCGCATGTGGTTCGACCCCACCGAGGTCCAGCTCTCACAGCTGCTTTCGGTGAAGACCGGCGGCTGCCCCGAGAACTGCGGCTATTGCAGCCAGTCCCAGCGCTTCAAGACCTCCACGGTGGCCTCCAAGCTGCTGGACGCCGACACCGTGATCGCCGCGGCTGTCGAGGCCAAGGCCGGCGGGGCGCAGCGCTTCTGCATGGGCGCGGCCTGGCGCGACCTGAAGGACCGTGACGTGCCCAAGGTGGCCGAGATGATCGCCGGGGTGAAGGCGCTCGGCCTCGAGACCTGCGCCACCCTGGGCATGCTGACCCGCGACCAGGCCCAGTCCCTGAAGGACGCCGGCCTGGACTACTACAATCACAATCTGGATACCGGCCCGGACTACTACGACAAGGTGGTCACCACCCGCACCTACCAGGACCGCCTCGATACGCTGGAGGCCGTGCGCTCGGTGGGGATGAACACGTGCTGCGGCGGTATCGTCGGCATGGGCGAGACGCGCCGCGACCGCGCCGGCCTGCTGCATACCCTGGCGACCCTGCCGGCCCATCCGGACTCGCTGCCCATCAACGACCTGATGCCGATCCCCGGCACGCCGCTAGGGGATTCCACCCCGGTGGACGGGATCGAGTTCGTCCGCATGATCGCCGTGGCCCGCATCCTCTGCCCCAAGACCGTGGTGCGGCTCTCGGCCGGCCGCGAGCACATGAGCCGCGAGTTGCAGGCCCTCTGCTTCCTGGCCGGCGCCAACTCCATGTTCATCGGCGGGCGCCTGCTCACCACCGCCAACCCGGACAAGGACACCGACGCCGCCCTGATGGCCGACCTCGGACTGCGGCCGATGACCATGGGCGTGTCGGCCTAGGACTTTTCGCGCGGCATGGCGGTGCTAGTCTCACCGCCATGCCTACGCCGCACCAACAGGCCGAAGCCGAACTGACCGCCTATGGCCTGAGCCTGCCCGAGACCGACCTGGCGCCCGGCTGGGCCGACACCCGTTACCTGCGGGTGCGGGGCAAGGGCTTCGCGGTGCTGGGCGACAAGGGGCAGGCGCATGACGCCCTGACGCTCACCTTCAAGCTGCCGATCTCCTACGAGATGGTCCAGGACCTGCCCTTTGTCCGGCAGGGCTCGCCCTGGTATCGGCAGCACAGGTGGGCTATCGCGCACTTTGATTCCGAGGATGACATCCTGGCGGAGATGGACACCCTGAAGGGCTGGCTGCGGCAGAGCTACGTGGCCATGGCGCCCAAGGCGCTCTCCCGTCTGCTGACAGAATCCGGCGCCTGAGCCGATTAATCCCTGGTCGATGTCGGGCCGCCGACCCCTAATTCGTCCTCTAGGCTAGCTTGACCACCGCCCCGCGCCTATCTGCGGGGACCTCAACGACCCGGAGCCCGCGTGCAGCCGATCATATCCGTGAAGGGTCTCTCCAAGACCTATGCCGGGGGCTTCCAGGCCCTGAAGACCATCGACCTGGATATCCGCCGGGGCGAGATCTTCGCCCTGCTGGGTCCCAATGGGGCCGGCAAGACGACGCTGATCAGCATCATCTGCGGCATCGTCAATCCGGGCTCGGGCCAGGTGCTGGCCGACGGCCATGACATCGTGAAGGACTATCGCGCCGCCCGCACCAAGATCGGCCTGGTGCCGCAGGAGCTCTCCACCGACGCTTTCGAGAGCGTCTGGGACACGGTGAAGTTCAGCCGCGGCCTGTTCGGCAAGGCCCCCAACCCCGCCTATCTCGAGAGGATCCTTCGTCAGCTCTCCCTGTGGGACAAGAAGAACGAGAAGATCATGGCGCTCTCTGGCGGCATGAAGCGCCGGGTGATGATCGCCAAGGCGCTCAGCCACGAGCCGCAGATCCTGTTCCTCGATGAGCCCTCGGCCGGGGTGGATGTCGAGCTGCGCCGCGACATGTGGGAGATGGTCCGAGGCCTGCGCGACAGCGGCGTCACCATCATCCTCACCACCCACTATATCGAGGAGGCCGAGGAGATGGCCGACCGCATCGGGGTGATCAGCGGCGGCCAGCTGATCCTGGTGGAGGACAAGGACGTCCTCATGCAGAAACTTGGCAAGAAGCAGCTCACCCTGCAGCTCCAGACACCGCTCGCGGCCCTGCCCAAGGAGTTGGCGACCGAGCCGCTGGAGCTGTCGGCCGACGGTGCGCAGCTGGTCTACACCTTTGACACCCAGAGCGAGGAGACCGGCATCGCCGACCTGCTGCGACGGTTGGCGGGGCACGGCATCGACTTCAAGGACCTGCAGACCAGCCAGAGTTCGCTTGAGGAAATCTTCGTCAGCCTGGTGAGGGCCCCGCGATGAACATCCATGCCATCCGCGCCATCTATCAGTTCGAGCTGGCCCGCACCTGGCGCACGGTGCTGCAGTCCATCGCCTCGCCGGTGATCTCCACCTCGCTCTATTTCATCGTCTTCGGCTCAGCGATCGGTTCGCGCATGACCCAGATCGACGGCATCAGCTACGGCGCCTTCATCGTGCCGGGCCTGATCATGCTGTCGATCCTCACCGAGAGCATCTCCAACGCTTCCTTCGGCATCTACATGCCCAAGTGGTCGGGCACGATCTACGAGGTGCTGTCGGCGCCGATCTCGCCGCTGGAGATCGTCATCGGCTATGTGGGGGCTGCGGCCACCAAGTCGGTGATCCTGGGGCTGATCATCCTGGCGACGGCGCGGCTCTTCGTGCCCTTCACCATCGCCCACCCCTTCGTGATGATCGCCTTCCTGGCCCTGACGGCCGTGACCTTCTGCCTGTTCGGCTTCGTGATCGGGGTCTGGGCGGACGGCTGGGAGAAGATGCAGATCGTGCCGATGATGATCGTCACGCCGCTGACCTTCCTGGGCGGCAGCTTCTATTCCATCAGCATGCTGCCGCCGATCTGGCAGAAGATCACCCTGTTCAACCCGGTGGTCTACCTGGTCTCCGGATTCCGCTGGGCCTTCTACGACAAGTCCGACGTCGGCGTCGGCGTCAGCCTGCTCGCCACCTTCGGCTTCATGCTGCTCTGCCTGGCGGCCATCACCTGGATTTTCCGGACCGGCTACAAGCTGAAGACGTAGGGGCGGCAAACCCCCAATGTCATCCCGGTTTCCGCGGCACACGGAAGACCGGGACCCATACACACCGATCCATCCGGCACACCCTGCGCGTCTGGGTCCCGGACAAGCGCTTCGCGCCTTCCGGGATGACACCGACGATCCTACTCGTCCTCGTCGAATCGGTTGGCCACCAGCTGGGCCAGGGCGTCGAGGGCGGGTTCGGCTTCGGAGCCCTCGGCCGCGATCTCGATGCTGCAGCCAGGACCGGCGGCCAGCATCATCAGGCCCATGATCGAGCGCGCGTCCACGGTGGAGCCGTCCTTGGAGACGGTGACCTCGGCGTCGAAGGTCGAGGCCATCTTCACGAACTTGGCCGAGGCCCGCGCGTGCAGGCCCCGCTTATTGACGATCTCGACCGAGCGGGTCTGCGTCATTTCTCGCCGGCCAGCACGTAGGAGGCGACGGAGATATACTTGCGGCCGGCCTCCTGGGCGTGGGCCACGCAGTCCTGCAGCGGCAGCTTGGTGCGCACGCTGGCCAGCTTGATCAGCATCGGCAGGTTCAGGCCCGCGATCACCTCGGCCTTGGTCTGCTCCATAACGGAGATGGCCAGATTCGAAGGCGTGCCGCCGAACATGTCGGTGAGCAGGATGACCCCGTCGCCGGTGTCCACGCGTCCGCAGGCCGCCAGGATGTCCTGGCGACGCTTTTCCATGTCGTCCTCGGGCCCGATGCAGATGGCCGACACCGCGGTCTGCGGGCCCACCACATGCTCCATGGCGAAGACAAATTCCTCGGCCAAGCGCCCGTGCGTGACGATCACGAGGCCGATCATGCCAACTCTCTCAACGGGAATCCCCACCCGGCCGCGGCGAAACGCCGGCCGCGAGGCCGCCTAGATACGCTCCTTATCGACGCTCTCCAAGATGTCGTAACGCGCGACTCAGTTTCGCAGGGGCAGAGGACTCAAGCAGCGCGAGAGTGAGGAGGGGGAGCCTCAACCCGAAGTCGTCGGTGAAGGCCGGTTCGGGGATGCGCTCGGGGGTTCCGGCGCGGACGCAGAGGCTGACGCGGGCCCAGGCCAGGGCGGGCGCGGGCAGCACGTCGATCCCGCGGACCTCGATTCGGCCGGCCAGGGTCTCCGGCGCGCGACCGTAGAGGCGGCCGCCGCTGGTCCAGAGCTCCACCCGGTCGTCGGCCACCAGGGCGAATCCGGAGTCCAGGCAGCGCAGGGCCAGGTCGCTCTTGCCGGCGCCGGAGGGTCCCTGGATCAGGGCGCCGCGCCAGCCGCCGTCCATAAACGCCGCGATCAATCCGGCGTGATGGATCACCGCCGCGCCTCGGGCAGGACCACGGTGAAGCGCGCGCCTTGGACCACGCCATCGGCGCCGGTGCGGTTTTCCGCGTGAATGGTCCCGCCTTGGGCGGCGACGATCTGGCGGGCAATGGACAGGCCCAGGCCGGAATTGCCGCCGAACGCCGCGCCCTTGGGCCGCGAGGTGTAGAACCGCTCGAAGACGGTCTCCAGGTTGTCGGGCGGGATGCCCGGCCCGTCGTCGTCGACGGCGATGGTGGCTTCGCCCTTGCCGCGCTCCAGGCTCACCCGCACCTGGCCGCCCGGCGGGCTGAAGGATCGCGCATTGTCCACAAGGTTGCGGAACACCTGGCCCAGCGGCCCCTCGCGCCCCGAAACCATGATCGGCTCCAGCGCGTCGGGGGCGGCATAGGCCACCGTGGGGTCTCCGGGCTTTCCGGTGTCCTGATAGAGCTGCACCACCTCGCCGATCAGGTGGCCGAGGTCGAAGGCCTTGGGATCCTCCCGCGACAGCTCGGCGTCGAGCCGCGAGGCGTTCGAAATATCGGTGACCAGCCGGTCCAGGCGGGTGACGTCCTGCTGCAGGATGTTCATCAGCCGCGCCTGGGCCACAGGGTCCTTCACCAGCTCCAGGGTCTCCACCGCCGAGCGCAGGGAGGTCAGTGGGTTCTTGATCTCGTGGGCCACGTCGGCGGCGAACCGCTCGATGGCGTCCATCCGCTCCGAGAGCACATGGGTCATGTCCTGCAGGGAGCGGGTCAGATCCCCCAGCTCGTCGTCGCGCTTGGCGATGTCGGGCAGGGAGATGGACCGCGCGCGGCTCAGCCGCACCCGGTCGGCGGCCCGCGCCAGCCGGCGCACCGGCTGGGCGATCAGGTTGTTGAGCAGCAGGGACGAGGCCAGCGTCACGCCGATGGCGATCAGGATGAAGGGGATCAGCGCCACGCGTTCGCGGGCGATGATCTCGTCCACGTCGCTGGCTTCCAGGGTGAGCACCCCCAGCACCGCCTGGACGTGCTGGATGGGGATGGAGACCGAAACCACCCGCTCGCCGTCGTCGCCCTTCCGCATCCCCGACCAGTGCTTGCCGTCCAGGGCCTGGGTGACCTCGAAGGCCAGGGCCTTCTGGACGCCGGACTGCGGGGCCGGCGGCTTGCGGGCCTGGTTCAGCTGCAGAGAGAAGCCCGGGGCGTCGTCGCGGGCGCGGGCCGGCGGCAGCACCTTCCACTCCACCCGGTCGGCCACCCAGTAGCTGTCGGCGATCAGCCGGCCCTTGCTATCAAACAGCCGCGCCCGCTGGGTGCGGGGGTTCGACAGCAGCTGCAGAATCTGGCTGGCATAAGCTCCGTCCATGGCCGGCAGGGGTTCGCCCACCGTGGCCGCCTGGTCGATGATGGTGGCCATCAGCTCGCCCTGGGTGGTCAGGCTGTCGATACGGGCGTTCACCAGCCCGCGCCGCAGCTCGTTCAGCACCAGGGCCCCGGCGATCAGAATCGTCAGGCCCAGCAGGTTGAGCACGATGATGAGCCGCCCCAGGCGCGAGCCTGGCAGCCAACTGAACCATGAGGACAGCCGTCCCGGGTCAGGTCTCGCGGTATCGGTATCCGACGCCATAAAGGGTCTCGATGCCGTCGAACTCAGGGTCGACCTCGCGGAATTTCTTCCGCATCCGCTTGATGTGGCTGTCGATGGTCCGGTCGTCGACATAGACCTGATCGTCGTAGGCGGCGTCCATCAGGTTGTCGCGGCTCTTCACGAAGCCGGGCCGTTGAGCCAGCGACTGCAGCAGCAGGAACTCGGTCACCGTCAGCTTCACCGGTTTGCCTTCCCACAGGCAATCGTGGCGGGCGGGGTCGAGGGTCAGCTTGCCGCGCTTCAGGGCGCGCGCGCTGGCGTCGCCGGGAACGGCCAGGGCCTCCTCGGCGTCCGCGCCGGCTCGGCGCAGCACCGCCTTCACCCGCTCGATCAGCAGGCGCTGGCTGAAGGGCTTGTGCATGTAGTCGTCGGCGCCGAGGTTGAAGCCGAGGATCTCGTCGATCTCCTCGTCCTTGGACGTCAGGATGATCACCGGCAGGTCGGAAGTTCGCCGCAGGCGGCGCAGCACCTCCATGCCGTCCATGCGCGGCATCTTCACGTCGAGGATGGCCAGGTCCGGCGGATCGTTTTCCAGCGCAGCGAGACCCGCGGCGCCGTCAAAATACGCCTTCACGGTATGGCCGTGGCTTTCGAGGGCGAGGCTGACCGACGTGACGATGTTTTCGTCGTCGTCCACCAGGGTGATCTTGGCCATGATCGGAGATGATTTCCTTGCAAGTGCGTCGGTGAAGCTAGTCGGCCCGCAGCGTGGCCTCAATGGGGCAGGCTTGCGGCGAAGCTCCGCCTTGATAACGCGTCAGAGGGCCACAAGCGCCAGATCGTCGCAGTAAACTGTTTTTAGGGTTGTTGCGTCACAGTGTTCTCTCTTGGGGGGACGAATGGACGGCGCGCAGGTTCACTACGAGGTTTTCAGCAAGAAGACCCCCAGCAGCGGCTGGGCGCTCGATCTTGCCACGGAGAACCGCACGGCGGCCCTGGCGACCGCCAACGACATGATGAAAGAGGGCAAGGTGGCCGCGGTGCGCGTCACCAAGGAAACCCTCGACGCCGAGACCCGGGAATTCCAGTCGGTCGGCATCCTCAACCTCGGCAACGCCGAGCCGCCGAAGAAGTCCAAGGTCAAGGAAAACAACGACCCGCTCTGCGTCAGCCCGCAGGACCTCTACACTATCCACGCCCGCGACCGGATCGGCCGCCTGCTGGAGGGGTTCCTGGAGCGCAAGGGCGCGACCCCCTTCGAACTGCTGCACCGCGCCGACCTCGTGGAGGAACTCGAGGCGTCCGGCACCGACCTGCAGCACGCCATCCAGAAGCTGGCTATTCCCGAAGCCCAGGCCCGCGGCCTGTCGGTCCACGAACTGATCCGCGTCTTCCAGAGCCTGGTGGAGCGGGCCATCGAGCGGCTGCTCAAGGACGCCCGCAAGGGCGACCTGCCTGACGTCGACAAGGAAGGCTTCGCCCGCGCCGCCGAACGCGTGGCCCAGCATCCCGAGCGCGCCTACCTGCTGGGCGCGGGCGTGGCGGTCTCCATCGCGCCCGCCCGCAGCTGGACCGAGAAGGTGACCCGCCTGCTGGACCTGGCCGATTCCGCGCCGCTGGCCGGTCCGCCCCGCGGCCTGGCGCTCGCGGTGATCGAACAGCCCCTGGCTGAGATCCTGGGCTCGAAGTCCGGCCTGGACGACATCATCGGCAAGGACTTGGACCTGGGCGCGCGCCTGGCGGCCATGACCCGGCTGGTGGCCTGCGATCCCGTTGACGCCCTGATGCGCATCGAGCCCTCGGTGCAGCGTATGATGCCGCCCCTGTCGGAGACCGGCCAGCGCCTGGCCAAGTGGCTGGCCACCGAGGACT
The sequence above is drawn from the Phenylobacterium glaciei genome and encodes:
- a CDS encoding response regulator transcription factor, which produces MAKITLVDDDENIVTSVSLALESHGHTVKAYFDGAAGLAALENDPPDLAILDVKMPRMDGMEVLRRLRRTSDLPVIILTSKDEEIDEILGFNLGADDYMHKPFSQRLLIERVKAVLRRAGADAEEALAVPGDASARALKRGKLTLDPARHDCLWEGKPVKLTVTEFLLLQSLAQRPGFVKSRDNLMDAAYDDQVYVDDRTIDSHIKRMRKKFREVDPEFDGIETLYGVGYRYRET
- the bioB gene encoding biotin synthase BioB produces the protein MNAPFNAVLDESQPRHDWSLTEVEALFELPFMDLVFRAAQVHRMWFDPTEVQLSQLLSVKTGGCPENCGYCSQSQRFKTSTVASKLLDADTVIAAAVEAKAGGAQRFCMGAAWRDLKDRDVPKVAEMIAGVKALGLETCATLGMLTRDQAQSLKDAGLDYYNHNLDTGPDYYDKVVTTRTYQDRLDTLEAVRSVGMNTCCGGIVGMGETRRDRAGLLHTLATLPAHPDSLPINDLMPIPGTPLGDSTPVDGIEFVRMIAVARILCPKTVVRLSAGREHMSRELQALCFLAGANSMFIGGRLLTTANPDKDTDAALMADLGLRPMTMGVSA
- a CDS encoding ABC transporter ATP-binding protein encodes the protein MRGPQRPGARVQPIISVKGLSKTYAGGFQALKTIDLDIRRGEIFALLGPNGAGKTTLISIICGIVNPGSGQVLADGHDIVKDYRAARTKIGLVPQELSTDAFESVWDTVKFSRGLFGKAPNPAYLERILRQLSLWDKKNEKIMALSGGMKRRVMIAKALSHEPQILFLDEPSAGVDVELRRDMWEMVRGLRDSGVTIILTTHYIEEAEEMADRIGVISGGQLILVEDKDVLMQKLGKKQLTLQLQTPLAALPKELATEPLELSADGAQLVYTFDTQSEETGIADLLRRLAGHGIDFKDLQTSQSSLEEIFVSLVRAPR
- a CDS encoding stimulus-sensing domain-containing protein, whose protein sequence is MASDTDTARPDPGRLSSWFSWLPGSRLGRLIIVLNLLGLTILIAGALVLNELRRGLVNARIDSLTTQGELMATIIDQAATVGEPLPAMDGAYASQILQLLSNPRTQRARLFDSKGRLIADSYWVADRVEWKVLPPARARDDAPGFSLQLNQARKPPAPQSGVQKALAFEVTQALDGKHWSGMRKGDDGERVVSVSIPIQHVQAVLGVLTLEASDVDEIIARERVALIPFILIAIGVTLASSLLLNNLIAQPVRRLARAADRVRLSRARSISLPDIAKRDDELGDLTRSLQDMTHVLSERMDAIERFAADVAHEIKNPLTSLRSAVETLELVKDPVAQARLMNILQQDVTRLDRLVTDISNASRLDAELSREDPKAFDLGHLIGEVVQLYQDTGKPGDPTVAYAAPDALEPIMVSGREGPLGQVFRNLVDNARSFSPPGGQVRVSLERGKGEATIAVDDDGPGIPPDNLETVFERFYTSRPKGAAFGGNSGLGLSIARQIVAAQGGTIHAENRTGADGVVQGARFTVVLPEARR
- a CDS encoding HPr kinase/phosphorylase encodes the protein MIHHAGLIAAFMDGGWRGALIQGPSGAGKSDLALRCLDSGFALVADDRVELWTSGGRLYGRAPETLAGRIEVRGIDVLPAPALAWARVSLCVRAGTPERIPEPAFTDDFGLRLPLLTLALLESSAPAKLSRALRHLGERR
- a CDS encoding HPr family phosphocarrier protein, yielding MTQTRSVEIVNKRGLHARASAKFVKMASTFDAEVTVSKDGSTVDARSIMGLMMLAAGPGCSIEIAAEGSEAEPALDALAQLVANRFDEDE
- a CDS encoding PTS sugar transporter subunit IIA, whose protein sequence is MIGLVIVTHGRLAEEFVFAMEHVVGPQTAVSAICIGPEDDMEKRRQDILAACGRVDTGDGVILLTDMFGGTPSNLAISVMEQTKAEVIAGLNLPMLIKLASVRTKLPLQDCVAHAQEAGRKYISVASYVLAGEK
- a CDS encoding ABC transporter permease yields the protein MNIHAIRAIYQFELARTWRTVLQSIASPVISTSLYFIVFGSAIGSRMTQIDGISYGAFIVPGLIMLSILTESISNASFGIYMPKWSGTIYEVLSAPISPLEIVIGYVGAAATKSVILGLIILATARLFVPFTIAHPFVMIAFLALTAVTFCLFGFVIGVWADGWEKMQIVPMMIVTPLTFLGGSFYSISMLPPIWQKITLFNPVVYLVSGFRWAFYDKSDVGVGVSLLATFGFMLLCLAAITWIFRTGYKLKT
- a CDS encoding MmcQ/YjbR family DNA-binding protein, which translates into the protein MPTPHQQAEAELTAYGLSLPETDLAPGWADTRYLRVRGKGFAVLGDKGQAHDALTLTFKLPISYEMVQDLPFVRQGSPWYRQHRWAIAHFDSEDDILAEMDTLKGWLRQSYVAMAPKALSRLLTESGA